CCGCGACAGGACGTCGGCGTGGTCCGCGGGCTCTCGGCCGAAGACCCGCACCGCGCCTCCCGACGGCCGTTCCTGGCCGGCGACGCAGGCCATCAGCGTCGTCTTGCCGGCGCCGTTGCGGCCGAGGAGGCCGCAGATGACACCCTCGTCGACGCTGAGGTCGACGCCGTCCAGGGCGCGCGAGGAGCCGTAACGACGGCTCAGGTCGGTGATCTCGATCACGGGGCTCATGACTGGTCCTCTTGTTCGATCAGGTGGTGGAGGGCGGCAGTGTCGATGCCCAGCGCGCGTGCCTCGGCCACCAGCGGGCGCACGTACTCGTCGGCGAAGCGCGCCCGGCGGTGTTCGGCCAGGCGCTCGCGGGCACCGGTCGCGACGAACATGCCGACGCCCCGGCGCTTGTAGAGGATGCCGCGGTCGACCAACAGGTTGACGGCCTTGCCGGCCGTGGCCGGGTTGATCCGGTAGAACGCGGCGAGCTCGGTGGTCGACGCCACCGGTGCCTCGTCGGCGTAGGTGCCGTCGAGCACGTCCTTCTCGATCTGCGCAGCGAGCTGCTGGAAGATCGGCGTCCCGTCGTCGAGCACGACTGCTCCTTTGGTTAGCTACTTGAGTAGTTAACCTAGGAGGCGCGGGTCGGCCTGTCAAGGACCGTCCCGTTCAGGCGCTGGCGGCTCCCGCCCGCTCGAGGTCGCGCACGTCGTCGACGCCGCCGAAGGTCGAGCGGTAGGCACGCGGGGTCGTGCCGAGCACGCGCGAGAAGTGGTGTCGCAGCACGGCCGCCGAACCGAAGCCGACCTCGTCGGCGATCGCGTCGATGCCGAGCCCGGTCGCCTCGAGCAGCTCCTGTGATCGCAGGAGGCGCTGGCGGGTGAGCCACGCCCCGGGCGTCGCCCCCAGCTCGGCCTTGAAGCGACGGGCGAAGGTGCGCGGCGACATGTGCGCCCTCGCGGCCAACCCCTCGATGCTCAGGTCGTCGCGGAGGTGCCCGAGCATCCAGTCGGTGAGCGGCGCGAGCGAGTCGTCGACCTCGACCGGGAGCGGCGTCTTGATGAACTGGCTCTGACCGCCGTCGCGGTGCGGCGGCACGACCATCCGGCGGGCGATCACGTTCGCGGCGGCGGCGCCGTGCTCGCGGCGGACGAGGTGCAGGCAGGCGTCGATGCCGGCGGCCGTGCCCGCGCTCGTGATGACGCGGCGGTCCTCGACGAAGAGCACGTCGGCGTCGACCTCGATCGCGGGGTGGTCGCGCTGCAGGGCGTCCGAGTAGCGCCAGTGCGTCGTCGCCCGGCGTCCGTCGAGGAGCCCGGCCTCGGCCAGGACGAACGCCCCGCTGCACACGCTGAGCAACCACGCCCCGCGGGCCTCGGCCGCGACGAGCAGCTCGCGCACGGCCGGTGAGACGAGCTCGGCCTGGTCGGGCCGGTTCCAGAGAGCCGGCACGCAGATGACGTCGGCGTCGGCTGCGGCACCCAGGTCGAGGTCGACCGTGATCGAGAAGCCCTGGTTCGTGCGGACGAGCCCCGGGTGCTCGGTCACGATGCGGTGCTCGAACGGAGGCGCGCCCTCGTCGGTCCGGTCCAGGCCGAACACCTCGCAGAGCACCCCGAACTCGAAGGGTGCGACGCCGTCAGCGACGATCGTAGCGACGGTGCGGAACGGGGGCATGGGGTCTCCTGGGGTGGGGCGAGCCGCACGCCGCCACGAAGTGGACACCGCGCCATCTTTTCTGGTGGCGTCGTGTCCACATCGTGGCGGGCTGGCGGGCTGGCGGGCTGGCGGGCTGGCGGGCTGGCGGGCTGGCGGGCTGCCAGGCCGGCTGGCGGTGTGGCGCGATGTCGACGGACGGTGGCAACACTGCCACTCGTGGCAGGACCTGTCCACTCGTAGAGTTCCTGCCATGACCGCCGAGCCCCGACCGACCGCCGAGCCCCGACCGACCGCCGAGCCCCGACCGACCGCCGCCGTCCTCGACGACCTGCTCGCGCCTCCTACGCCCGTGGCCGCCCGCGCCCTCGAGGCGGCCGCCGTCGTGTCGAGCTCGGCCCTCCTCGCGCACAGCCGACGCTCGGCGGCGCTCGCCGTGGCCCTGGGTCGACGCGAGGGGCTCGAGTTCGACCACGAGCTGCTGTTCGTGGCTGCGGCGCTGCACGACGTCGGACTGGCCGGCCCGTTCGACAGCCACGCCGAGCCCTTCGAGCGGGCCGGCGGAGAGGTCGCCCGCGTGTTCGCGACCGGGGCGGGGTGGTCGGCCGACCGGTCGCAACGGGTGGTCGACGTCATCGTGCGGCACATGTGGCCCGCGGTCTCGCCCGGCCTCGACGTCGAGGGGCACCTGCTCGAACGCGCGACGAGCCTCGACGTGTCGGGGGTGGGCGGCGACGACTGGCCGACCGAGCTCGTCGGCGCCCTCGTCGAGCGGGTCCCGCGCGACGGCTTCGGCGTCGAGTTCGGCGGGCTGATGTCGGCGCAGGCGCACCGGAAGCCCGGGTCCGAGGCCGGCCGGACGATCCGGAGCGGCATGCGCGACCGCATCGCCGCGAACCCGCTCGACCGCCTCTGACGGCCTCTGGCGCGCTCAAATCGAACCACCGATGTGGCGTCGAACCACGCAAGTCGGTGGTTCGACGCCATATCGGTGGTTCGACGCTACTGTGCGTCGATCCGGCCGGCCACCGGCCCGGCCCCCTCCCGCGATCGCTCTCCATCGGTTAGAATGATGCAAACGTATGAATTTGGAGAGCACCCGCATGGCACACCCCCTCGAGTTCGGCCTCGACACCTTCGGCGACATCACCGACCGCCTCGACGGCAGCCCGGTCACGCACGCCCAGGCCATCCGCAACCTGGTGGAGCAGGCCGTCCTGGCCGATCAGGTGGGCCTCGACTTCATCGGCGTCGGCGAGCACCACCGCAAGGACTTCGCCGTCTCGGCCCCCGAGGTCGTGCTCGCCGCGATCGCCGCCCGCACCGAGACGATCCGCCTGGGCTCGGCCGTCACCGTCCTCAGCTCGGACGACCCCGTGCGCGTGTTCCAGCGGTTCGCCACGGTCGACGCCATCTCGAACGGTCGCGCCGAGGTCATCCTCGGCCGCGGCTCGTTCACCGAGTCGTTCCCGCTCTTCGGCCTCGACCTGCAGGACTACGAGGTGCTCTTCGAGGAGAAGATCCAGCTCTTCGCCGAACTGCTGAAGGAGGGCCCGACGACCTGGTCGGGCACCGTCCGGGCCGGTCTCGACGCGCAAGAGGTCTACCCCAAGACCGAGGGCGGCTCGATCCGCACCTGGGTCGGCGTCGGCGGATCGCCGCAGTCGGTCATCCGCGCCGCGCACTACGGCTTCCCGCTCTTCCTCGCGATCATCGGCGGCCAGCCCGCCCAGTTCGCGCCCTACGCCGACCTCTACCGACGTGCCCTCGGCGAGTTCGGCCACGACTCGCAGCCGATCGCGATGCACTCGCCCGGTTTCGTGGCCGAGACCGACGCCGAAGCCAAGGAGGCGCTGTTCCCGTACCAAGAGGAGCAGACGAACCAGCTCGGTCGCGAACGCGGCTGGCCGCCCTACAGCCGCGCGCAGTACGAGGCCAGCGCCAGCTCGACCGGTGCGCTCTACGTGGGCTCGCCCGAGACCGTGGCCACGAAGATCGCGCAGAACATGCGCCTGCTCGGCGCGACGCGCTTCGACATGCGGTACAGCATGGGCCGCCTGCCGCACGAGCTCATGATGCGCAGCATCGAGCTGTATGGCACGAAGGTCGTGCCGCTGGTGCGCGAGATGCTCGCCTGATCCGACCCGCGCCTCCTCGGGGCGTCAGCGGGTGCGCTCGCGCTGGTGCGCCAGCGCCTCGAGCTGCTCGTTGTACGCCCTGAGCTCGGCGTCGTCGTCGCGCTCGGCCTGGCGGTCCTTGCGGACGGCCTCTCGACCGTCGCTGCGGCTCCACATGATCGCCACCGCGATGGCCATGACGATCGTCGGGATCTCGCCGACGCTCCAGGCGATGCCGCCGGCGACGTACTGGTCCTGCATCGGGGTCGGCCCCCAGGTGCGACCCATGGCGCCGTACCAGTCGGCCAGGAAGAGCCCCGTGGCGCTCATGATGCCCAGGCCGAAGAACGCGTGGAACGCCATGGTCCCGAGCAGCACGACGAGCCGGGCGGGGTAGGGGAGTCGACCCTTGACCGGGTCGATGCCGATCATGGACTGCACGAAGAGGTAGCCGGTGATCAGGAAGTGCACGATCATCCAGTAGTGGCCGATGTGCGTGGTCGTCGCCCAGCTGAACAACGGCGTGTAGTAGAACGCCCACAGCGAGCCCGCGAACAGCACGGCGGCGACGATCGGGTTGCTGACGAACGTCGCGAACCGCGAGTGCACCAGGATCATGATCCACTCACGCCCGCCCCGCGTGCCGTCGCTGCGCTTCTTGATGGTGCGCAGCGCGAGCGTGACCGGGGCGCCGGGCACCAGCAGCACGGGCACGAGCATGCCCAGCGCCATGTGCGCGAGCATGTGCGTGCTGAAGAGGTACTCCTCGTAGACGTTCGGGGCGCCGCAGGTGATGTAGAACAGCACGAGGAGGCCCGCCACCCACGAGACGGTCCGGCCGACCGGCCAGCGGTCGCCGCGGCGGTGCAGGCGAACGACGCCGGCCAGGTAGAAGAAGATGCCGAAGGCGCAGAGCAGGCCCCAGAGCAGGTCGACGTTCCACTCGGTGAGGTAGCGCAGGGGCGTCAGCTCGGGTGGCAGTGCCTCTTCGGTGAGGATGACCGCGGCGGTCGGATCGGCGAGGTCGGTCGCGGCGACCTGCTCGACCGGGGTGGCCGTCCGGGCGAGGGCGGCCGCGACGCCCGACGCGAGCCCCATGAACGCGAGCTCGGCGGTGACGAACCACCAGAAGAGCTTCGCCGTCGCCTTGGGGTGGGTCGCGAGGCGGCCGACGAGCCAGCGGCGCTGCACGACGCCGAACAGGCCCAGCGCGACGAGGGCGAACGTCTTGACCAGCACGAGCACGCCGTAGCCCGACGTCAGGGCCGACCAGTCGCCGATGCGGATCGCGGCGCTGCCGATGCCCGACACCGCGACGACCACGAAGCAGACGATGGCCACGCTCGAGTAGCGGGCGAGCACGACCGCCAGCCGGCCGCTCGAGAGGTGGCCGCGCAGCAGCACGATGGCGAGCAGGCCGCCCAGCCAGACCGAGGCCCCGACCAGGTGCAGGGCGAGGTCGGTGACGGCGGCGTCGTGCCCGCTCGTGCCGGCCGCGTGGCCCTGCTCGGCGATGGGGATGAGCCCGCCCGCGGCGAGCACCGTGACGGCGACGATCAACCAGATGTTGCGGACGATGAAGCAGAGCACCGTGACGGTCGCCGCGATCAGCGTCGTGATGAGCCAGGCGGTGCCGAGCTCGGTGTTCGTCAGGAAGAACGCGAGCGTCCGCCCGAACTGGTCGTCGAAGGTGACCGGGACGTTGGCGACGCTGAGGAAGGTGAAGAAGGTGGTGATCGCCGAGGCGACGGCCCAGAAGCCGGCGGCGGCCGCGGCGACGTCCATGGCGCGGTCGTACTCGGCCTCGCGTCGGGTGAGCGCGAAGCAGGTCAGGAAGAGCGTGCCGATGGTGAGGGCCGCGCCGATGTTGCCCAGCATCTTGGCCATGGGCAGGCCGTAGCGCACGACCTCGCCGGGGTCGACGACGAGGGGCGCGTCGGCCGCCCCGCCGAACTTCAGCGCGGCGAGGAGGGACGCGAACGCCACCAGCACGAGCAGTGCGGGCGCCGTGGTACGAGCGAGTCTGGGCATCGTCTACCAGGGTAAGTCGGATCGCCTGGTGAACAGGCGGGGGTGAGGGGCGTCGCTCGACGTCGAGTGATCGGAACGAGAGAAGGGGCGGGACGACCGATGGTCGTCACGCCCCTTCTCGGGTGCTCGTGAGAGCGAGGACTACTTGACGGCAGCCTTGAGCTTGCTGCCGGCGCTGACCTTGACGCTGTCGCTGGCGGCGATCTCGAGGGCCTCACCCGTCTGCGGGTTGCGGCCGGTGCGAGCGGCGCGGTGCGTCTTCTCGAAGGCGATCCACCCGGGGATGGTGACCTTCGTGCCGTCGGCGACCGACTTCGAGACGACGGAGAAGAACGCGTCGACGACGCCGCTGACGGCGGCCTGGCTCTGGCCGGACTCGGATGCGACAGCTGCGACGAGCTCGGTACGGTTCAGTGACTTGTCAGCCATGTAAATGTCCTCCTCGGACTTCATTCGGTGTGACGAGACACGGCGTTCACCATGCCTGTGCGATCGAGACCAGAGAGCCGAGGGCCCTGTGGAACCGGTTGAAACCTACCAGGAAGACTTCGTGATGCCCGGCAACTCGCCACGGTGGGCCATGTCGCGGAAACGCACGCGGCTGATGCCGTAGGCCTTGAGGTGACCGCGGGGGCGGCCGTCGACCGAGTCGCGGTTGCGGAGGCGGACCGGCGACGCGTTGCGCGGCAGCTTCTGCAGACCGAGGCGAGCGGCCTCGCGGCTCTCGTCGGAACCGTTCGGGTCGATCAGGGCCTTCTTCAGCTCGAGACGCTTCTCGGCGTAGCGGGCCACGATCTCGGCGCGCTGGTTGTTCTTGGCGATCATGCTCTTCTTGGCCATTTTTAGCGCTCCTCGCGGAATTCGACGTGCTTGCGAATCACCGGGTCGTACTTCTTCAGCACGAGACGGTCGGGGTTGTTGCGACGGTTCTTCTTGGTCACGTACGTGAAACCGGTGCCCGCCGTCGAGCGGAGCTTGATGATGGGACGGACGTCCTGTTGACGAGCCATTAGATCTTCTCCCCACGAGCGAGCAGGTCCTTGACGACCGACTCGATGCCACGAGCGTCGATGACCTTGATGCCCTTGGCGCTGAGCTGCAGCGTCACGTTACGACGAAGCGACGGCACGTAGTACGTCTTCTTCTGGATGTTCGGGTCGAAACGACGCTTGGTGCGTCGGTGCGAGTGCGAGATGTTGTGTCCGAAGCCGGGAACGGCTCCGGTCACCTGGCAGGTTGCTGCCATGGTTTTCCTCCGTAGATACCGTGAGGGCCGGAGCCCTCACCCAAGGTCACTTGTCGGCGCGCCGGTCCCCCTTGCCCGATCGAAGGATCGGGCGATGGTGCCGGGGGGCGGTGCACATGGGCGCAGAGAGCGCCCAACCAAAGGGAGAGCTTACGCGACACGCCCGGACCCACGCAACCCGCGCCTCCTCGGCATGACGGATCGGGGACGCGGAGGCGCGGCTCGGCGGATCGAGGAGGCGCGGCTCGGCGGATCGAGGAGGCGCGGCTCGGCGGATCGAGGAGGCGCGGCTCGGCGGATCGAGGAGGCGCGGCTCAGCTGATCGCGGAGGCGTCGGCGGCCGCACGGGCCTCGGCCGTGCACGCCGGGCACAGGCCGAACACGTCGACCACGTGCTGCGCCTCGGTGAACCCGTGTGTCGCGGCGACGTGCTGGGCCCAGGTCTCGACCTCGTCGGCCTCGATCTCGACGGTGGTGCCGCAGTTGCGGCAGATGAGGTGGTGGTGGTGCGTGCCCGGGGTGCAGGCGCGGTAGAGACTCTCGCCCTCTTGTTGCAGCGAGTCGGCGGAGCCGTCGGCGGCGAGGTCGGCGAGGGCCCGGTAGACCGTGGCCAGGCCGATGCCGGTCTCGCGCAGGTGGGCGTGCAGCGCCTGGGCGCTGACGAACCCCTCGCTCGTGCCGAGTGCTTCTCGCACGGCCTCGCGTTGCCACGTGTTGCGTCGGACCACCACGTCGTCCTGCCTCTCTGTCCCGTCAGACCCGGGAGTGTGTGTCAGACCCCGGTCGAGGCCAAGGGTACCCGCGGACCCCTGCGCGGCTTCCCGGCGGCGGTCGTGCGACGCCAGCTGACCAGACGGCAGACGAGCCAGATCGTGAACGAGATCGTCGTGACGTAGGGGCTGATCGGCAGGCCGCCGCCGAGGGCGAGCAGGATGCCGCCGACGACCGAGACGACGGCGAACGTCACGCTGAGCACGGGCACGAGTCGGGGGTTCACGGTCAACCTCAGCGCGGCCGCGGCGGGCGTCACGAGCAGCGAGAGGACGAGCAGTGCACCGATGATCTGCACCGACACGGCGACCGACAGGCCGAGCACGAGCATGAACACGATGCCGAGCGTGCGCACGGGCACGCCGGCCGCCGCGGCGACGTCGGGGTCGACGCTGGCGAAGGTCAGCGGACGCCAGATCACGATCAACGTGACGATGACGACGGCTGAGATGGCGACCAGCCAGCCCAGCTGCGGGTTGTCGACCGACACGATCTGGCCGGTCAGCAGCCCGAACTTGTTGGCCGACCGCCCCCGGTAGAGCGCCAGGAAGAGGATGCCGAGGCCCAGGCCGAACGGCATGAGCACCGCGATGATCGA
This genomic interval from Frigoribacterium sp. Leaf415 contains the following:
- a CDS encoding HU family DNA-binding protein, with product MADKSLNRTELVAAVASESGQSQAAVSGVVDAFFSVVSKSVADGTKVTIPGWIAFEKTHRAARTGRNPQTGEALEIAASDSVKVSAGSKLKAAVK
- the rpmG gene encoding 50S ribosomal protein L33 — protein: MARQQDVRPIIKLRSTAGTGFTYVTKKNRRNNPDRLVLKKYDPVIRKHVEFREER
- a CDS encoding GlxA family transcriptional regulator, which codes for MPPFRTVATIVADGVAPFEFGVLCEVFGLDRTDEGAPPFEHRIVTEHPGLVRTNQGFSITVDLDLGAAADADVICVPALWNRPDQAELVSPAVRELLVAAEARGAWLLSVCSGAFVLAEAGLLDGRRATTHWRYSDALQRDHPAIEVDADVLFVEDRRVITSAGTAAGIDACLHLVRREHGAAAANVIARRMVVPPHRDGGQSQFIKTPLPVEVDDSLAPLTDWMLGHLRDDLSIEGLAARAHMSPRTFARRFKAELGATPGAWLTRQRLLRSQELLEATGLGIDAIADEVGFGSAAVLRHHFSRVLGTTPRAYRSTFGGVDDVRDLERAGAASA
- a CDS encoding LLM class flavin-dependent oxidoreductase, which translates into the protein MAHPLEFGLDTFGDITDRLDGSPVTHAQAIRNLVEQAVLADQVGLDFIGVGEHHRKDFAVSAPEVVLAAIAARTETIRLGSAVTVLSSDDPVRVFQRFATVDAISNGRAEVILGRGSFTESFPLFGLDLQDYEVLFEEKIQLFAELLKEGPTTWSGTVRAGLDAQEVYPKTEGGSIRTWVGVGGSPQSVIRAAHYGFPLFLAIIGGQPAQFAPYADLYRRALGEFGHDSQPIAMHSPGFVAETDAEAKEALFPYQEEQTNQLGRERGWPPYSRAQYEASASSTGALYVGSPETVATKIAQNMRLLGATRFDMRYSMGRLPHELMMRSIELYGTKVVPLVREMLA
- a CDS encoding HD domain-containing protein; protein product: MTAEPRPTAEPRPTAEPRPTAAVLDDLLAPPTPVAARALEAAAVVSSSALLAHSRRSAALAVALGRREGLEFDHELLFVAAALHDVGLAGPFDSHAEPFERAGGEVARVFATGAGWSADRSQRVVDVIVRHMWPAVSPGLDVEGHLLERATSLDVSGVGGDDWPTELVGALVERVPRDGFGVEFGGLMSAQAHRKPGSEAGRTIRSGMRDRIAANPLDRL
- a CDS encoding metal ABC transporter permease; protein product: MTDLWSQLFSFQDFGELLVLVRNSVIAGAVLGLVGGLIGPFVITRNMPFAVHGISELSFAGAAAALLLGVDVVSGSLVGSLLAALLIGLLGTRARERNSIIAVLMPFGLGLGILFLALYRGRSANKFGLLTGQIVSVDNPQLGWLVAISAVVIVTLIVIWRPLTFASVDPDVAAAAGVPVRTLGIVFMLVLGLSVAVSVQIIGALLVLSLLVTPAAAALRLTVNPRLVPVLSVTFAVVSVVGGILLALGGGLPISPYVTTISFTIWLVCRLVSWRRTTAAGKPRRGPRVPLASTGV
- the rpmB gene encoding 50S ribosomal protein L28: MAATCQVTGAVPGFGHNISHSHRRTKRRFDPNIQKKTYYVPSLRRNVTLQLSAKGIKVIDARGIESVVKDLLARGEKI
- a CDS encoding GntR family transcriptional regulator codes for the protein MLDDGTPIFQQLAAQIEKDVLDGTYADEAPVASTTELAAFYRINPATAGKAVNLLVDRGILYKRRGVGMFVATGARERLAEHRRARFADEYVRPLVAEARALGIDTAALHHLIEQEDQS
- a CDS encoding cytochrome c oxidase assembly protein, whose amino-acid sequence is MPRLARTTAPALLVLVAFASLLAALKFGGAADAPLVVDPGEVVRYGLPMAKMLGNIGAALTIGTLFLTCFALTRREAEYDRAMDVAAAAAGFWAVASAITTFFTFLSVANVPVTFDDQFGRTLAFFLTNTELGTAWLITTLIAATVTVLCFIVRNIWLIVAVTVLAAGGLIPIAEQGHAAGTSGHDAAVTDLALHLVGASVWLGGLLAIVLLRGHLSSGRLAVVLARYSSVAIVCFVVVAVSGIGSAAIRIGDWSALTSGYGVLVLVKTFALVALGLFGVVQRRWLVGRLATHPKATAKLFWWFVTAELAFMGLASGVAAALARTATPVEQVAATDLADPTAAVILTEEALPPELTPLRYLTEWNVDLLWGLLCAFGIFFYLAGVVRLHRRGDRWPVGRTVSWVAGLLVLFYITCGAPNVYEEYLFSTHMLAHMALGMLVPVLLVPGAPVTLALRTIKKRSDGTRGGREWIMILVHSRFATFVSNPIVAAVLFAGSLWAFYYTPLFSWATTTHIGHYWMIVHFLITGYLFVQSMIGIDPVKGRLPYPARLVVLLGTMAFHAFFGLGIMSATGLFLADWYGAMGRTWGPTPMQDQYVAGGIAWSVGEIPTIVMAIAVAIMWSRSDGREAVRKDRQAERDDDAELRAYNEQLEALAHQRERTR
- a CDS encoding Fur family transcriptional regulator, with product MVRRNTWQREAVREALGTSEGFVSAQALHAHLRETGIGLATVYRALADLAADGSADSLQQEGESLYRACTPGTHHHHLICRNCGTTVEIEADEVETWAQHVAATHGFTEAQHVVDVFGLCPACTAEARAAADASAIS
- the rpsN gene encoding 30S ribosomal protein S14, with the translated sequence MAKKSMIAKNNQRAEIVARYAEKRLELKKALIDPNGSDESREAARLGLQKLPRNASPVRLRNRDSVDGRPRGHLKAYGISRVRFRDMAHRGELPGITKSSW